Proteins encoded in a region of the Labeo rohita strain BAU-BD-2019 chromosome 22, IGBB_LRoh.1.0, whole genome shotgun sequence genome:
- the scamp4 gene encoding secretory carrier-associated membrane protein 4, translated as MTDRTNNFPPLPKFIPIKPCFYQNVDEEIPQPYQQLVRRVYSLWMLYCITLCVNVVACIAWWAGGGGAVNFGFALLWLVVFSPCSYTCWFRPLYKAFRADSSFNFMAFFFIFFLQCVLVFIQSLGFSGWGACGWIATVMFFGTNVVSAIFMLICTLLFTIDTVLMVFILIKVHRLYRGGGGSFQRAQEEWSTGVWKSAPVREAGFNAISETGPSLPQYPAAVPNYPVSGPW; from the exons atGACAG ATCGAACAAACAACTTCCCCCCTCTACCAAAGTTTATTCCCATAAAGCCATGTTTTTACCAGAACGTGGATGAGGAGATTCCGCAACCATACCAGCAGCTTGTGCGTCGTGTTTACAGTCTATGGATGT tgtaCTGTATCACACTATGTGTTAATGTGGTGGCTTGCATAGCCTGGTGGGCCGGCGGGGGTGGAGCGGTCAACTTTGGCTTTGCGCTCCTCTGGCTGGTGGTTTTCAGCCCATGTAGTTACACCTGCTGGTTCAGGCCTCTTTATAAAGCATTCCG gGCTGACAGTTCCTTCAACTTCATGGCATTcttcttcattttctttctgCAATGTGTTCTTGTCTTCATCCAGAGTCTTGGATTTTCAGGTTGGGGTGCTTG TGGTTGGATTGCCACAGTGATGTTTTTCGGCACGAATGTAGTCTCGGCTATATTCATGCTCATCTGTACTCTGCTCTTCACCATAGATACAGTTCTAATGGTGTTCATTCTCATCAAG GTTCATCGACTGTATCGCGGTGGAGGAGGCAGTTTTCAGCGAGCGCAGGAAGAATGGAGCACGGGCGTGTGGAAGAGCGCCCCTGTGAGAGAAGCCGGATTTAACGCAATCTCCGAAACCGGGCCCAGCCTGCCCCAGTATCCAGCCGCTGTGCCCAATTACCCCGTGAGCGGACCCTGGTGA